One genomic segment of Plasmodium cynomolgi strain B DNA, chromosome 14, whole genome shotgun sequence includes these proteins:
- a CDS encoding hypothetical protein (putative): MSNLAHYLCLLVLLLSPPVRSRGYVCDFSSSKYNLDFDDYYADVTCYHEIGQGDTIGYIGDIYKHVFPIINEEEVVYDCPMYYDEKEKKISVGNLIVTFEAKPPSIKSISKDILKKHIKEDIEKKLHAILNGTDYTMGNMDSVDDDQHHRYMEQSIEINETQTSNLQSVNIDKEHCNNDECVDLFENSSCSSLCGGGYRLRDGYDVRYDVQSVIPCNHGDCTHEDSIEPLVIFAWTSIVFFCIMITLLIITIYSLLHISKQKVADPFYNYDSNIRSSDVL; encoded by the exons ATGTCGAACCTCGCCCACTACTTGTGCCTCCTCGTGCTCCTACTGAGCCCCCCCGTTCGAAGCCGTGGATACGTGTGCGACTTCTCCTCGTCCAAGTACAACCTGGACTTCGACGACTACTACGCAGATGTCACGTGCTACCACGAAATTGGCCAGGGAGACACCATAGGA TATATAGGAGATATATACAAACATGTATTTCCAATCATTAACGAAGAAGAGGTAGTGTACGACTGTCCCATGTATTATgatgagaaggaaaaaaaaatctccgTAGGAAATTTGATTGTCACCTTTGAAGCTAAGCCTCCAAGTATAAAATCCATCAGTAaggacattttaaaaaagcatatAAAAGAAGacattgaaaaaaagctGCATGCCATTTTAAACGGCACAGATTACACCATGGGTAATATGGACAGTGTAGATGACGACCAACATCATCGATACATGGAACAGAGCATAGAAATAAACGAGACGCAAACATCCAACCTTCAATCCGTTAACATAGACAAAGAACACTGTAATAATGATGAATGTGTAGACTTGTTTGAAAACTCAAGTTGCTCATCCCTTTGTGGAGGTGGATACAGACTCCGCGATGGCTATGATGTACGCTACGACGTCCAATCGGTCATTCCCTGTAACCATGGGGATTGTACTCATGAAGATTCGATTGAGCCCCTTGTCATCTTCGCTTGGACCTCCATTGTTTTCTTCTGCATCATGATTACCCTTTTGATCATCACCATTTACTCCCTGCTGCACATCAGTAAGCAGAAGGTGGCCGACCCCTTCTACAACTACGACTCGAACATCAGGTCCTCGGACGTGTTGTGA